The DNA window TCATGCTCAGGCGCAGCTTGAGATCGTCGATCGCCACCTGCGGCACATTGACGCGGAAAGGTGTGATCGCATCGCTGGCGGCGGGCAGCGCCAGACCCTGTGCGCTGACCTGGGTGGCGATCAGGCCACCGGCTGCGCTGGCCAGGGCGGCGAGCGGGGCCGAAGCGCCAAGCGCGGCGCGGCGGGAGAGGGGGGCGGGGGTTTCGATCATGGAGGTGATCCCATTGCTGAGGTGAACGCCCGTCGCGTTCGGCATGTGAATGGATTTACGGCATGGCGGCGGGCTGGGGGATCAGACGCAGGGGTGAGGCAGCGACATCTAGGTTTCGGCTGGTCATACCCGCGTATGATCATGTGGGTGGTTCAAGGCTTCGGTCGCAACGCTGGCGGTGCATCGTTCGGTGCGATGCCCCTGAGATGGGAGGAGAAAAGGATGCCGATAAGTGCCCGTCTCAGCTATTCTCAATTCACCGTTGTGGACGCCGGAACCATGTGAGCATGACGAAGCAAAACGATCGCAACAGCCGTCAGAGGCTGTGCGATCGCGGGATCATGCTTGCGATCTCGATTGGATTTGCCAGCGCGGTCAAGCGCCCGGTCGGATGGTGCTGGCGAAAATCTCGATGGCCCAATCGGCAAATGCACGCAGCTTCGCGCTCTGTGCGCGGCCAGCCGGATAGACGAGATGGAGCGGGAAAGGCCTTGGCTGAAGCGCCGGAAAAATCTCGACGAGCCTTCCATCGGCAAGATAGGGGCGGGCCACGAACTCGAATGTCTGACCGATTCCGAGCCCCGAAAGCAGGGCGGTCATATGCGCGGTGCTCTCGTTGACGGCGACATTCAGTCGCGGATGCAGCTCGTGAGATTGTCCACCCTCGTTGAAGCGAAGCGGGAAGTTGGTGCCTGTCGAGGCGGAAAAGTATCGCAGAGCCCGGTGTTCTGCGAGAAGGTCGGCGATCGTCACGGGCAGTCCATATCGCTCTACATAGGCCGGGGCAGCACAGGTCACGAAAGCCAGCTCGCCCAGCTTGCGGGCGATCAGCGAGGAATCGCTCAACACGCCACCGCGAATGGCGCAATCGACACCGTCACCGATGAGGTCGACGGAACGGTCGCTCACGCCCAGGACAAGCTCGATGTCGGGAAAGCGGCAGACAAAGTCGGAAAGCCTGGGGATCAGCACCAGATTGGCCAGAGACGACCCGATATCGACCCGCAGACGGCCGGTCGGCCTCGCGGATGGCCCTCTCGCGGCCGTGTCCATGTCGTCCAGGTCGCGGAGAAGCCGGATGGCGTCGCGATAGTAGTCCTGGCCTTCCGGCGTGATCGTCGCGGCTCTGGTGCTGCGCGCAATCAGATGTACGCCCAGATGGGCTTCCAGGTCCTGCAGCAGCTTGCTCACCGTCGAGCGCGGCACGTTGAGCGATGCCGCCGCCTTTGCCAGCGAACCACTTTCCACGATCCGGGTGAAGACCCGCAGGGCAGCGATCTGATCCAAATTTCTCTCCCGATCGGAGCAGCCCGCGCGTGGGCTGCTCCGCTGGACTTGCCCGTCCGAAGGATAGCCGGACAGGCAAGCTGCTTATGCGGTGACCTTGTCGCGGGGGTCGTCGATATGCATCCGCGCCGTGTCGTAGCGCACGCCTTCGCGGTGAAGGATGCGGACGTTCTGGACGACGGTCGCCAGGGCAGCGAGGAAGGTGTCGGCGTTTTCGTGGGCCTCATAGGCATCGAAATCGGCCCAACCTTCGGTCAGATGGAAGGTGTTGGGGTCGATCAGGTCCTGCGCGAAGGCGTAGTAAATGCAGCCGGGCATCTTGCGGGTCGCCGTCATTTCCGGGATCACCGCGTTGATGAACGTCTGCCGGTCCTCGGGATGAACGCGGTAATATGCGCTTACGGTCACTTCCGTGGGCAGGTTCTTGTCATGGTCAGCCATCTTATCTTCCCTTTCTTTGGATGGTCGTCGTCGCGGGGATCTGGGAGGCTGGAGGGAAGACCAGCTCCATCTGCGACCCCCAAGGCGTCAGGAAATAGAACCACCGGCTGCCGTCGGGCAGCGCGATGGGATCGTTCAGGATCGTGAGGCCACGGGCCTTGAGGACCGCGATGCTGCGGTCGATATCCTGCGCTTTCAGCGCGATATGCGTCGCCCCGGCATCGTCCTGATGCGGGTGGTCGTGCGAGCCTTCCG is part of the Novosphingobium sp. genome and encodes:
- a CDS encoding antibiotic biosynthesis monooxygenase family protein; amino-acid sequence: MADHDKNLPTEVTVSAYYRVHPEDRQTFINAVIPEMTATRKMPGCIYYAFAQDLIDPNTFHLTEGWADFDAYEAHENADTFLAALATVVQNVRILHREGVRYDTARMHIDDPRDKVTA
- a CDS encoding LysR family transcriptional regulator, producing MDQIAALRVFTRIVESGSLAKAAASLNVPRSTVSKLLQDLEAHLGVHLIARSTRAATITPEGQDYYRDAIRLLRDLDDMDTAARGPSARPTGRLRVDIGSSLANLVLIPRLSDFVCRFPDIELVLGVSDRSVDLIGDGVDCAIRGGVLSDSSLIARKLGELAFVTCAAPAYVERYGLPVTIADLLAEHRALRYFSASTGTNFPLRFNEGGQSHELHPRLNVAVNESTAHMTALLSGLGIGQTFEFVARPYLADGRLVEIFPALQPRPFPLHLVYPAGRAQSAKLRAFADWAIEIFASTIRPGA